Proteins co-encoded in one Papaver somniferum cultivar HN1 chromosome 5, ASM357369v1, whole genome shotgun sequence genomic window:
- the LOC113282129 gene encoding ATP-dependent DNA helicase homolog RECG, chloroplastic-like isoform X3, with translation MALTSSVVRCCSISVCLGYKSVKDLLGNENFLAKSVVDLKDGVDDLGFLLTCERFACITLGSASPIELYGEIKSGGNQLPAQSDKVFPSSPGGKLLNQEGQNQKPYSLGPPISDEKISSLEDESSNAFLALSEGQPLDVERLNERSSLALPISDDKLFSLEEGTTDVVPLSPPPQKNSIHKATAKESHINLVRESQQNTSLPKLNLDTPLSSIPRLSSRQCQQLEKVGFHTVRKLLNHFPRTYADLQNVQGEVDEGNYLISTGKVISSRGIRASSFLSFLEVIVGCEIRNDILASRRGHDDDHSGDTTKRKMVYLHLKKFFRGPRFTNQYFLDIIQSKHKAGDFVCVTGKVKLMPAKDHYELKEYNIDIIQSEKESSVHGEGRPYPIYPSKVGLTPTFLRETISRALQSLSTDIDPLPKNICEEYALLGLHDAYMGIHCPKDSKEADLARKRLIFDDFFYLQLGRLFQMVEPLGSWIERDELLDSYRKHEPDAAVAEGWSSLTKKFVEALPYKLTPSQLNAISEIIRDLKRPVPMNRLVQGEVGCGKTVVAFLACMEVVTSGFQAAFMVPTELLAIQHHEHLLKLLENVDDQSKPSIALLTGSTTARQSRIIRQGLQNGDISLVIGTHSLFADKVEFSALRIAIVDEQHRFGVIQRGTFTSKLYTGSGNSKMSESTACLPKDEVYMAPHVLAMSATPIPRSLALALYGDMSLTQITDLPPGRIPVETFVLQGNSVCDDNVNQMIRDELEAGGKVFIVYPIIETSEKLPQVRAAATDFDAVSCVFEVYKCGLLHGRMKGDEKEEALQKFRSGEIRILLSTQVIEIGVDVPDASMMVVMNSERFGFAQLHQLRGRVGRGSRKSKCIFLSSTASGINRLKTLAESSDGFHLANMDLALRGPGDLLGKKQSGHLPEFPIARLEVDGGILEDAHIAALKTLIASHDLEQFPKLKAELSMRQPLCILGD, from the exons ATGGCACTGACATCATCAGTTGTGCGTTGTTGCTCG ATTTCCGTTTGTTTGGGTTATAAAAGTGTGAAAGATTTACTTGGAAATGAAAATTTCCTGGCAAAATCAGTTGTAGATCTAAAAGATGGGGTAGACGACTTAGGGTTTCTACTGACCTGCGAAAGATTTGCATGTATCACTTTGGGTAGTGCTTCACCAATTGAATTGTATGGCGAGATTAAGTCGGGAGGAAATCAGTTACCAGCTCAAAGTGATAAGGTTTTCCCAAGTTCTCCAGGTGGGAAATTACTTAATCAAGAGGGGCAGAACCAAAAACCTTATTCTTTGGGCCCTCCCATTTCTGATGAAAAAATATCTTCACTAGAGGATGAATCTTCCAATGCGTTTCTTGCACTTTCTGAAGGGCAGCCTCTTGACGTAGAGAGACTGAATGAAAGGTCGTCTCTGGCTCTTCCCATTTCTGATGATAAACTTTTTTCATTAGAGGAGGGAACTACTGATGTGGTTCCTTTATCTCCTCCTCCCCAAAAGAATTCGATTCATAAAGCTACTGCAAAGGAGTCTCACATTAATTTGGTCAGGGAATCACAACAAAATACATCATTGCCCAAGTTGAATCTTGACACTCCTCTGAGCAGTATACCAAGATTAAGTAGCAGACAGTGTCAGCAGCTTGAAAAAGTTGGCTTTCACACG GTGAGAAAGTTGCTAAATCATTTTCCTCGCACATACGCCGATCTACAAAATGTCCAGGGTGAAGTTGACGAGGGTAACTATTTGATATCCACAGGGAAAGTCATATCTTCAAG GGGGATTAGAGCGAGTTCGTTTCTCTCATTCCTAGAGGTTATCGTGGGTTGTGAAATTAGAAATGATATATTAGCATCTAGACGTGGTCATGATGATGATCATTCTGGTGATACTACAAAAAGAAAGATGGTTTATTTGCATCTAAAGAAATTCTTCCGTGGTCCTCGATTTACCAATCAGTATTTTCTAGATATCATTCAGTCCAAGCATAAAGCGGGAGATTTCGTATGTGTTACTGGTAAG GTCAAGTTAATGCCTGCCAAAGATCACTATGAGTTGAAAGAATACAATATTGACATCATCCAAAGTGAGAAAGAATCATCAGTTCACGGAGAAGGAAGGCCATATCCTATATATCCATCAAAAGTAGGCTTGACTCCAACTTTTCTTAGAGAAACCATTTCCAG AGCCTTGCAATCATTATCAACAGATATAGATCCTCTTCCCAAAAATATCTGCGAGGAGTACGCATTATTAGGTCTTCATGAC GCATATATGGGAATCCACTGTCCAAAGGACTCAAAAGAAGCTGATTTAGCTCGCAAGAGGCTAATATTCGATGACTTCTTCTACCTTCAG TTGGGACGACTGTTTCAAATGGTCGAACCGCTTGGATCATGGATAGAAAGAGATGAATTGTTGGATAGTTATAGAAAACATGAACCTgatgctgctgttgctgaagggTGGTCCAGCCTCACCAAGAAGTTTGTGGAGGCTCTTCCTTATAAACTTACACCTAGTCAGCTAAATGCAATCTCAGAAATTATTCGGGATCTGAAGCGTCCAGTTCCTATGAACCGGCTTGTACAG GGAGAAGTTGGATGTGGGAAAACTGTGGTTGCTTTTTTGGCATGCATGGAGGTTGTTACTTCTGGTTTTCAG GCAGCTTTCATGGTTCCAACTGAACTGCTCGCAATACAGCATCATGAGCACTTGCTTAAGTTGCTTGAGAACGTTGATGACCAGTCTAAACCTTCAATCGCTCTACTAACTGGTTCTACCACAGCAAGACAATCGAGGATAATTCGTCAG GGTCTCCAAAATGGAGATATCTCGTTGGTAATTGGGACTCACAGTCTATTTGCCGACAAAGTGGAATTTTCAGCTTTACGTATTGCTATAGTAGATGAGCAACACCGTTTTGGTGTGATCCAGAGAGGAACTTTCACTAGTAAG TTATATACGGGATCAGGAAACTCAAAGATGAGTGAGAGCACGGCTTGTTTACCCAAAGACGAAGTCTACATGGCCCCTCATGTTCTAGCCATGTCTGCCACACCTATTCCAAGATCACTTGCTTTGGCATTATATGGAGACATGTCTCTCACCCAA ATTACAGATTTACCTCCTGGGAGAATACCAGTAGAGACATTTGTTTTGCAAGGGAACAGTGTTTGTGATGATAATGTGAATCAG ATGATACGAGATGAATTAGAAGCAGGAGGAAAGGTCTTTATTGTTTATCCAATAATAGAAACATCTGAGAAGCTGCCACAGGTTCGTGCAGCTGCAACAGATTTCGACGCTGTATCGTGTGTTTTTGAGGTTTACAAATGTGGTTTATTACATGGAAGAATGAAAGGTGATGAGAAAGAAGAAGCTCTGCAGAAGTTTAGATCCGGAGAAATTCGTATACTGCTTTCGACTCAAGTGATTGAAATTGGAGTTGATGTCCCCGATGCATCCATGATGGTTGTTATGAATTCTGAGAGATTTGGATTTGCACAGCTACATCAACTAAGAGGCCGAGTCGGACGAGGGTCGAGGAAGTCAAAGTGTATATTTCTTTCATCTACGGCTAGTGGTATAAACCGATTGAAGACCTTAGCAGAATCATCTGATGGATTTCACTTAGCGAATATGGACCTTGCTCTTCGTGGTCCAGGAGATTTGCTGGGTAAGAAACAGTCAGGGCACCTTCCAGAGTTTCCTATAGCAAGGTTGGAAGTGGATGGAGGTATTCTTGAAGATGCACATATTGCTGCACTG AAAACTTTGATTGCTTCCCATGATctagagcaatttccaaagctCAAAGCTGAACTTAGCATGCGACAACCACTTTGTATACTGGGCGATTAA
- the LOC113282129 gene encoding ATP-dependent DNA helicase homolog RECG, chloroplastic-like isoform X1, producing the protein MALTSSVVRCCSYFNEKNFKSAKSFEAEKGYTNAIGRNMRISSIVRSKLSKLCSRSNNEGAQKLLQEMNHYGTASTSDRAKLLSKISVCLGYKSVKDLLGNENFLAKSVVDLKDGVDDLGFLLTCERFACITLGSASPIELYGEIKSGGNQLPAQSDKVFPSSPGGKLLNQEGQNQKPYSLGPPISDEKISSLEDESSNAFLALSEGQPLDVERLNERSSLALPISDDKLFSLEEGTTDVVPLSPPPQKNSIHKATAKESHINLVRESQQNTSLPKLNLDTPLSSIPRLSSRQCQQLEKVGFHTVRKLLNHFPRTYADLQNVQGEVDEGNYLISTGKVISSRGIRASSFLSFLEVIVGCEIRNDILASRRGHDDDHSGDTTKRKMVYLHLKKFFRGPRFTNQYFLDIIQSKHKAGDFVCVTGKVKLMPAKDHYELKEYNIDIIQSEKESSVHGEGRPYPIYPSKVGLTPTFLRETISRALQSLSTDIDPLPKNICEEYALLGLHDAYMGIHCPKDSKEADLARKRLIFDDFFYLQLGRLFQMVEPLGSWIERDELLDSYRKHEPDAAVAEGWSSLTKKFVEALPYKLTPSQLNAISEIIRDLKRPVPMNRLVQGEVGCGKTVVAFLACMEVVTSGFQAAFMVPTELLAIQHHEHLLKLLENVDDQSKPSIALLTGSTTARQSRIIRQGLQNGDISLVIGTHSLFADKVEFSALRIAIVDEQHRFGVIQRGTFTSKLYTGSGNSKMSESTACLPKDEVYMAPHVLAMSATPIPRSLALALYGDMSLTQITDLPPGRIPVETFVLQGNSVCDDNVNQMIRDELEAGGKVFIVYPIIETSEKLPQVRAAATDFDAVSCVFEVYKCGLLHGRMKGDEKEEALQKFRSGEIRILLSTQVIEIGVDVPDASMMVVMNSERFGFAQLHQLRGRVGRGSRKSKCIFLSSTASGINRLKTLAESSDGFHLANMDLALRGPGDLLGKKQSGHLPEFPIARLEVDGGILEDAHIAALKTLIASHDLEQFPKLKAELSMRQPLCILGD; encoded by the exons ATGGCACTGACATCATCAGTTGTGCGTTGTTGCTCG TATTTCAATGAGAAGAACTTTAAAAGTGCAAAATCATTCGAGGCAGAGAAAGGATACACGAATGCAATTGGTAGAAATATGCG AATTAGCAGTATTGTTCGCTCGAAACTATCCAAGTTGTGTTCTCGATCAAACAATGAGGGTGCTCAAAAGCTATTGCAGGAGATGAACCAttatggcactgcaagcacctcAGATCGTGCGAAGTTGTTGAGTAAG ATTTCCGTTTGTTTGGGTTATAAAAGTGTGAAAGATTTACTTGGAAATGAAAATTTCCTGGCAAAATCAGTTGTAGATCTAAAAGATGGGGTAGACGACTTAGGGTTTCTACTGACCTGCGAAAGATTTGCATGTATCACTTTGGGTAGTGCTTCACCAATTGAATTGTATGGCGAGATTAAGTCGGGAGGAAATCAGTTACCAGCTCAAAGTGATAAGGTTTTCCCAAGTTCTCCAGGTGGGAAATTACTTAATCAAGAGGGGCAGAACCAAAAACCTTATTCTTTGGGCCCTCCCATTTCTGATGAAAAAATATCTTCACTAGAGGATGAATCTTCCAATGCGTTTCTTGCACTTTCTGAAGGGCAGCCTCTTGACGTAGAGAGACTGAATGAAAGGTCGTCTCTGGCTCTTCCCATTTCTGATGATAAACTTTTTTCATTAGAGGAGGGAACTACTGATGTGGTTCCTTTATCTCCTCCTCCCCAAAAGAATTCGATTCATAAAGCTACTGCAAAGGAGTCTCACATTAATTTGGTCAGGGAATCACAACAAAATACATCATTGCCCAAGTTGAATCTTGACACTCCTCTGAGCAGTATACCAAGATTAAGTAGCAGACAGTGTCAGCAGCTTGAAAAAGTTGGCTTTCACACG GTGAGAAAGTTGCTAAATCATTTTCCTCGCACATACGCCGATCTACAAAATGTCCAGGGTGAAGTTGACGAGGGTAACTATTTGATATCCACAGGGAAAGTCATATCTTCAAG GGGGATTAGAGCGAGTTCGTTTCTCTCATTCCTAGAGGTTATCGTGGGTTGTGAAATTAGAAATGATATATTAGCATCTAGACGTGGTCATGATGATGATCATTCTGGTGATACTACAAAAAGAAAGATGGTTTATTTGCATCTAAAGAAATTCTTCCGTGGTCCTCGATTTACCAATCAGTATTTTCTAGATATCATTCAGTCCAAGCATAAAGCGGGAGATTTCGTATGTGTTACTGGTAAG GTCAAGTTAATGCCTGCCAAAGATCACTATGAGTTGAAAGAATACAATATTGACATCATCCAAAGTGAGAAAGAATCATCAGTTCACGGAGAAGGAAGGCCATATCCTATATATCCATCAAAAGTAGGCTTGACTCCAACTTTTCTTAGAGAAACCATTTCCAG AGCCTTGCAATCATTATCAACAGATATAGATCCTCTTCCCAAAAATATCTGCGAGGAGTACGCATTATTAGGTCTTCATGAC GCATATATGGGAATCCACTGTCCAAAGGACTCAAAAGAAGCTGATTTAGCTCGCAAGAGGCTAATATTCGATGACTTCTTCTACCTTCAG TTGGGACGACTGTTTCAAATGGTCGAACCGCTTGGATCATGGATAGAAAGAGATGAATTGTTGGATAGTTATAGAAAACATGAACCTgatgctgctgttgctgaagggTGGTCCAGCCTCACCAAGAAGTTTGTGGAGGCTCTTCCTTATAAACTTACACCTAGTCAGCTAAATGCAATCTCAGAAATTATTCGGGATCTGAAGCGTCCAGTTCCTATGAACCGGCTTGTACAG GGAGAAGTTGGATGTGGGAAAACTGTGGTTGCTTTTTTGGCATGCATGGAGGTTGTTACTTCTGGTTTTCAG GCAGCTTTCATGGTTCCAACTGAACTGCTCGCAATACAGCATCATGAGCACTTGCTTAAGTTGCTTGAGAACGTTGATGACCAGTCTAAACCTTCAATCGCTCTACTAACTGGTTCTACCACAGCAAGACAATCGAGGATAATTCGTCAG GGTCTCCAAAATGGAGATATCTCGTTGGTAATTGGGACTCACAGTCTATTTGCCGACAAAGTGGAATTTTCAGCTTTACGTATTGCTATAGTAGATGAGCAACACCGTTTTGGTGTGATCCAGAGAGGAACTTTCACTAGTAAG TTATATACGGGATCAGGAAACTCAAAGATGAGTGAGAGCACGGCTTGTTTACCCAAAGACGAAGTCTACATGGCCCCTCATGTTCTAGCCATGTCTGCCACACCTATTCCAAGATCACTTGCTTTGGCATTATATGGAGACATGTCTCTCACCCAA ATTACAGATTTACCTCCTGGGAGAATACCAGTAGAGACATTTGTTTTGCAAGGGAACAGTGTTTGTGATGATAATGTGAATCAG ATGATACGAGATGAATTAGAAGCAGGAGGAAAGGTCTTTATTGTTTATCCAATAATAGAAACATCTGAGAAGCTGCCACAGGTTCGTGCAGCTGCAACAGATTTCGACGCTGTATCGTGTGTTTTTGAGGTTTACAAATGTGGTTTATTACATGGAAGAATGAAAGGTGATGAGAAAGAAGAAGCTCTGCAGAAGTTTAGATCCGGAGAAATTCGTATACTGCTTTCGACTCAAGTGATTGAAATTGGAGTTGATGTCCCCGATGCATCCATGATGGTTGTTATGAATTCTGAGAGATTTGGATTTGCACAGCTACATCAACTAAGAGGCCGAGTCGGACGAGGGTCGAGGAAGTCAAAGTGTATATTTCTTTCATCTACGGCTAGTGGTATAAACCGATTGAAGACCTTAGCAGAATCATCTGATGGATTTCACTTAGCGAATATGGACCTTGCTCTTCGTGGTCCAGGAGATTTGCTGGGTAAGAAACAGTCAGGGCACCTTCCAGAGTTTCCTATAGCAAGGTTGGAAGTGGATGGAGGTATTCTTGAAGATGCACATATTGCTGCACTG AAAACTTTGATTGCTTCCCATGATctagagcaatttccaaagctCAAAGCTGAACTTAGCATGCGACAACCACTTTGTATACTGGGCGATTAA
- the LOC113282129 gene encoding ATP-dependent DNA helicase homolog RECG, chloroplastic-like isoform X2, which produces MNHYGTASTSDRAKLLSKISVCLGYKSVKDLLGNENFLAKSVVDLKDGVDDLGFLLTCERFACITLGSASPIELYGEIKSGGNQLPAQSDKVFPSSPGGKLLNQEGQNQKPYSLGPPISDEKISSLEDESSNAFLALSEGQPLDVERLNERSSLALPISDDKLFSLEEGTTDVVPLSPPPQKNSIHKATAKESHINLVRESQQNTSLPKLNLDTPLSSIPRLSSRQCQQLEKVGFHTVRKLLNHFPRTYADLQNVQGEVDEGNYLISTGKVISSRGIRASSFLSFLEVIVGCEIRNDILASRRGHDDDHSGDTTKRKMVYLHLKKFFRGPRFTNQYFLDIIQSKHKAGDFVCVTGKVKLMPAKDHYELKEYNIDIIQSEKESSVHGEGRPYPIYPSKVGLTPTFLRETISRALQSLSTDIDPLPKNICEEYALLGLHDAYMGIHCPKDSKEADLARKRLIFDDFFYLQLGRLFQMVEPLGSWIERDELLDSYRKHEPDAAVAEGWSSLTKKFVEALPYKLTPSQLNAISEIIRDLKRPVPMNRLVQGEVGCGKTVVAFLACMEVVTSGFQAAFMVPTELLAIQHHEHLLKLLENVDDQSKPSIALLTGSTTARQSRIIRQGLQNGDISLVIGTHSLFADKVEFSALRIAIVDEQHRFGVIQRGTFTSKLYTGSGNSKMSESTACLPKDEVYMAPHVLAMSATPIPRSLALALYGDMSLTQITDLPPGRIPVETFVLQGNSVCDDNVNQMIRDELEAGGKVFIVYPIIETSEKLPQVRAAATDFDAVSCVFEVYKCGLLHGRMKGDEKEEALQKFRSGEIRILLSTQVIEIGVDVPDASMMVVMNSERFGFAQLHQLRGRVGRGSRKSKCIFLSSTASGINRLKTLAESSDGFHLANMDLALRGPGDLLGKKQSGHLPEFPIARLEVDGGILEDAHIAALKTLIASHDLEQFPKLKAELSMRQPLCILGD; this is translated from the exons ATGAACCAttatggcactgcaagcacctcAGATCGTGCGAAGTTGTTGAGTAAG ATTTCCGTTTGTTTGGGTTATAAAAGTGTGAAAGATTTACTTGGAAATGAAAATTTCCTGGCAAAATCAGTTGTAGATCTAAAAGATGGGGTAGACGACTTAGGGTTTCTACTGACCTGCGAAAGATTTGCATGTATCACTTTGGGTAGTGCTTCACCAATTGAATTGTATGGCGAGATTAAGTCGGGAGGAAATCAGTTACCAGCTCAAAGTGATAAGGTTTTCCCAAGTTCTCCAGGTGGGAAATTACTTAATCAAGAGGGGCAGAACCAAAAACCTTATTCTTTGGGCCCTCCCATTTCTGATGAAAAAATATCTTCACTAGAGGATGAATCTTCCAATGCGTTTCTTGCACTTTCTGAAGGGCAGCCTCTTGACGTAGAGAGACTGAATGAAAGGTCGTCTCTGGCTCTTCCCATTTCTGATGATAAACTTTTTTCATTAGAGGAGGGAACTACTGATGTGGTTCCTTTATCTCCTCCTCCCCAAAAGAATTCGATTCATAAAGCTACTGCAAAGGAGTCTCACATTAATTTGGTCAGGGAATCACAACAAAATACATCATTGCCCAAGTTGAATCTTGACACTCCTCTGAGCAGTATACCAAGATTAAGTAGCAGACAGTGTCAGCAGCTTGAAAAAGTTGGCTTTCACACG GTGAGAAAGTTGCTAAATCATTTTCCTCGCACATACGCCGATCTACAAAATGTCCAGGGTGAAGTTGACGAGGGTAACTATTTGATATCCACAGGGAAAGTCATATCTTCAAG GGGGATTAGAGCGAGTTCGTTTCTCTCATTCCTAGAGGTTATCGTGGGTTGTGAAATTAGAAATGATATATTAGCATCTAGACGTGGTCATGATGATGATCATTCTGGTGATACTACAAAAAGAAAGATGGTTTATTTGCATCTAAAGAAATTCTTCCGTGGTCCTCGATTTACCAATCAGTATTTTCTAGATATCATTCAGTCCAAGCATAAAGCGGGAGATTTCGTATGTGTTACTGGTAAG GTCAAGTTAATGCCTGCCAAAGATCACTATGAGTTGAAAGAATACAATATTGACATCATCCAAAGTGAGAAAGAATCATCAGTTCACGGAGAAGGAAGGCCATATCCTATATATCCATCAAAAGTAGGCTTGACTCCAACTTTTCTTAGAGAAACCATTTCCAG AGCCTTGCAATCATTATCAACAGATATAGATCCTCTTCCCAAAAATATCTGCGAGGAGTACGCATTATTAGGTCTTCATGAC GCATATATGGGAATCCACTGTCCAAAGGACTCAAAAGAAGCTGATTTAGCTCGCAAGAGGCTAATATTCGATGACTTCTTCTACCTTCAG TTGGGACGACTGTTTCAAATGGTCGAACCGCTTGGATCATGGATAGAAAGAGATGAATTGTTGGATAGTTATAGAAAACATGAACCTgatgctgctgttgctgaagggTGGTCCAGCCTCACCAAGAAGTTTGTGGAGGCTCTTCCTTATAAACTTACACCTAGTCAGCTAAATGCAATCTCAGAAATTATTCGGGATCTGAAGCGTCCAGTTCCTATGAACCGGCTTGTACAG GGAGAAGTTGGATGTGGGAAAACTGTGGTTGCTTTTTTGGCATGCATGGAGGTTGTTACTTCTGGTTTTCAG GCAGCTTTCATGGTTCCAACTGAACTGCTCGCAATACAGCATCATGAGCACTTGCTTAAGTTGCTTGAGAACGTTGATGACCAGTCTAAACCTTCAATCGCTCTACTAACTGGTTCTACCACAGCAAGACAATCGAGGATAATTCGTCAG GGTCTCCAAAATGGAGATATCTCGTTGGTAATTGGGACTCACAGTCTATTTGCCGACAAAGTGGAATTTTCAGCTTTACGTATTGCTATAGTAGATGAGCAACACCGTTTTGGTGTGATCCAGAGAGGAACTTTCACTAGTAAG TTATATACGGGATCAGGAAACTCAAAGATGAGTGAGAGCACGGCTTGTTTACCCAAAGACGAAGTCTACATGGCCCCTCATGTTCTAGCCATGTCTGCCACACCTATTCCAAGATCACTTGCTTTGGCATTATATGGAGACATGTCTCTCACCCAA ATTACAGATTTACCTCCTGGGAGAATACCAGTAGAGACATTTGTTTTGCAAGGGAACAGTGTTTGTGATGATAATGTGAATCAG ATGATACGAGATGAATTAGAAGCAGGAGGAAAGGTCTTTATTGTTTATCCAATAATAGAAACATCTGAGAAGCTGCCACAGGTTCGTGCAGCTGCAACAGATTTCGACGCTGTATCGTGTGTTTTTGAGGTTTACAAATGTGGTTTATTACATGGAAGAATGAAAGGTGATGAGAAAGAAGAAGCTCTGCAGAAGTTTAGATCCGGAGAAATTCGTATACTGCTTTCGACTCAAGTGATTGAAATTGGAGTTGATGTCCCCGATGCATCCATGATGGTTGTTATGAATTCTGAGAGATTTGGATTTGCACAGCTACATCAACTAAGAGGCCGAGTCGGACGAGGGTCGAGGAAGTCAAAGTGTATATTTCTTTCATCTACGGCTAGTGGTATAAACCGATTGAAGACCTTAGCAGAATCATCTGATGGATTTCACTTAGCGAATATGGACCTTGCTCTTCGTGGTCCAGGAGATTTGCTGGGTAAGAAACAGTCAGGGCACCTTCCAGAGTTTCCTATAGCAAGGTTGGAAGTGGATGGAGGTATTCTTGAAGATGCACATATTGCTGCACTG AAAACTTTGATTGCTTCCCATGATctagagcaatttccaaagctCAAAGCTGAACTTAGCATGCGACAACCACTTTGTATACTGGGCGATTAA
- the LOC113282130 gene encoding protein MOTHER of FT and TFL1-like gives MMSGTDDWVDPRQVDPLVVGRVIGDVVGMFVPRLNISVCYGSKHLTSGCEIEPSVAADPPKVQISGSPQHLYTLVMVDPDAPSPSEPTMREIVVDVPGGTSPSEGKEVVRYMGPKPPVGMHRYVMVAFEQKGELKMVVEEPACRPHFNTRNFAQQYDLGIPVSAFYFNSQKE, from the exons ATGATGTCCGGCACTGATGATTGGGTGGATCCAAGACAAGTTGATCCACTAGTAGTCGGGAGAGTGAtaggagatgtggttggcatgtttGTACCGAGATTAAACATATCTGTTTGTTACGGCTCTAAGCATCTCACTAGTGGTTGCGAAATTGAGCCTTCCGTTGCTGCTGATCCTCCCAAAGTTCAGATTTCTGGTTCTCCTCAACATCTCTATACGCTG GTGATGGTAGATCCTGATGCCCCTAGCCCAAGCGAACCCACCATGCGAGA GATTGTAGTGGATGTTCCAGGTGGTACAAGCCCATCCGAAG GGAAAGAGGTAGTAAGATATATGGGGCCAAAACCACCTGTGGGGATGCACAGGTATGTGATGGTGGCCTTCGAGCAGAAGGGCGAGCTTAAAATGGTTGTGGAGGAACCTGCGTGCCGTCCGCACTTCAACACTCGAAACTTTGCTCAACAGTATGATCTTGGAATCCCTGTCTCGGCTTTCTACTTCAACTCTCAGAAAGAATGA